GCCAAATATGTTCCCCTGTCAGGTAGATTTGTGGGATGGACTGGAGAACGTCGTCGGAGTATGGCTGCCACAGGATATGCGTACGtaaattaaaaagttagttAACATTTGTCCTTACATTATTTCAATTGAAATAACTTTAATACTCACATCGTCGTAACATAGCTCGTCTAATACAAGTCTGAAGTGACGAACTGAGTGTTTGGGAACTCGTCGTGTCCCCCGCTCCCGCTGTCTAGGACCCCCCATCTGAATACactattaaattatattgcAAGTGTAGTGACAAAACTAAATAAAGATAACTTTAGACAAAAAATGTACCTGTCACCCAAAGGTAAACCCCCCGTGACACCAAAGTCGGCCAAACGGGGACGCAATCTGATTTGTTCTTCAAAGACAAAAAATGTACGTATGTCTGGCTGGTATGGAAACGGGCCTTCTCCCCCCACTATTTCAGTAGTTGGATGCATATTGGAGTGTAGCGAACGTTTATGGCAATCAATGACTCATACGTCTTCCAACGCGTGTCGAACATTTTGACCATCCTATCAAAAATTGCCTCAAGCATTGATATGACCGGAAGCCCCCTTATATTCTTCAGCGTCGCGTTGACAGACTCAGCATAGTTAGTTGTCATCACATTGTGGCGTTGGCCTTTTCTGTCATACACCCTTGTCAACTTTTCTTTCGGCCGCTTTTCTTTCTTAGTGAGCCATGCATACGCTTCTGGGCTTCTAATCTTGATGCTGTCCATGTAGCGACAGTACTTCTTCTTCTGATATGCGCGGCCTAAAATACAAATGTAACCATAATATTAGCGCATAGTAATAACCTATTTTGTCAACCTAATCAATCATAAAAAACATTACCTGCTTTCTCCGCCAGCTTTTTAAAACCTTGTTCCTAAACTTAGTCCGAAAATTACTACAGAAATGTCTGATGCAAAACTTGTGAGCGACACCGGCCCATTCAGGACGCTTCAAAACCGACAATATTCCAGCGTGCCGATCAGATAAAATGGACACCTTCCTTTCACAAATCACTTGCTCCCGCAAATgtacaaaaaaatattcataactGTTAGTACTTTCAGATTCAACAAGTGCAAATGCCAGTGGCATTATTTGACTGTTCCCATCGATTGCCGACGCGATCAACAAGGTCATTTTGTATTTTCCATACAAATGAGTACCGTCGACGAACAAAACAGGCTTGCAAAAATCGAAACCCCTCAATTGTCGGTTTGAAAGTCCAGAACATTCTGATGAACGTTACGACTTCAGCTGAAGGATCCCGTCAGCGTACACCTCAGCGCCTACATATCACAAGTTCAACAAAATTAGAGTTATTAC
This window of the Mercurialis annua linkage group LG5, ddMerAnnu1.2, whole genome shotgun sequence genome carries:
- the LOC126681704 gene encoding uncharacterized protein LOC126681704 translates to MTQAWMLTKYNGPYTCNQLLHDPNHPNFGSGPIANYIKGQVMLQRDIQIDTLRAGIWQQHGVRPPYKRTWTAKEKAIADVYGCWYDSFSIVHKFMNEMMHVNPGSFWHAQGAEPVLFVDGTHLYGKYKMTLLIASAIDGNSQIMPLAFALVESESTNSYEYFFVHLREQVICERKVSILSDRHAGILSVLKRPEWAGVAHKFCIRHFCSNFRTKFRNKVLKSWRRKQKKKYCRYMDSIKIRSPEAYAWLTKKEKRPKEKLTRVYDRKGQRHNVMTTNYAESVNATLKNIRGLPVISMLEAIFDRMVKMFDTRWKTYESLIAINVRYTPICIQLLK